gagcgtgtttttaatccaaacatatcatatctatatgtttttggaatcaggaaccgacaaggaataagatgaaagtgtttttaaattgatttcgaaaaaaaaattttgataataatttaatgtataaacaaaagaaaaaaaaacgtctggagataccatactcaggatctctcatgtcaagtttcatgaagatcggtccagtagttttctctgaatcgctctacacacacacacacacacacacacacacacacacacacacacacacacacacacacacacacacacacacacacacacatacaccacgaccctcgtcacgattcccccctctacgttaaaacatttagtcaaaattttgactaaatgtaatacaaAAGCACATCATTCCTTCTTCAACAACACAATACAAAGTGTTCTCAAATATTCAAATCCCAAGACAGTTTTCTCGAATCATTTTAAACAAGACAGTTTTCTCAAACATTCAAAATGTACTCCACATGCACAAGCATAACACAACCAGCAAGTATATATACCTCCCACTGCTTACCCAATTAGTgaacaaagaaaaatatgtcaaCATACCCGCAAAACAACGCTCACATCCTGGTCTCAACTACAGCTCGTGACAGACACATAACGCAACACTGACGGCGTTGAAAGAATCAGACCGAAAACACAACACGTCTGTCTTCCAGAAAGATTCCTTGAAAAAAGACACCCCGGGAAAAGTCTCGCGTAATCTCGCGTCATACGTCACAATAATCTCACCCAGGAATGGGTGTCAACAATTAATTACCATCCAcgcataatacacacacaccagtctCTACAAACAGTACAGCAATAATGTACCTATGCAAATATAAATATGGGTACGCCCGGGAGACCAAACCAACACAGTTAAAGAGACGTCTCGGAAACAGGAGTGAATCCACGACAGCTCAATGGTACCGCACTGTCACAAGTTCAATTCACGATAGCTTAACGGTACCGTGCTTGTTCACATGGTCACACGTACTCCTGCAcgcttttttacattttgtcaagttttgactaaatgttttaacatatagggggaatcgaaacgagggtcgtggttgtgtgtgtgtgtgtgtgggtgggtgggtgggggggtggggggtgggtgggtgggtgtgtgtgtgtgtgtgtgtgtgtgtgtagagcgattcagaacaaacgactggaccgatctttataaaattttccatgagagttcctgggattgatatccccgaacgtttttgatgacgtcatatccggcttttcgtgaaagttgaggcggcattgtcacgctctcatttttcaaccaaattggttgaaattttggtcaagtaatcttcgacgaagcccggacttcggtattgcatttcagcttggtggcttaaaaattaatttatgactttggtcattaaaaatctgaaaattgtaaaaataacattatttttataaaacgattcaaatttacgttcatcttattctccatcattttctgattccaaaaacatataaatatgttatatttggattaaaaacaagctctgaaaattaaaaatataaaacttattatcaaaattaaattgtcgaaatcaattgaAAAACACTTTcaacttattccttgtcggttcctgattccaaaaacatatagataggatatgtttggattaaaaacacgctcagaaagttaaaacgaagagaggtacagaaaagcgtgctatccttctcagcgcaattACTACCCCGcacttcttgtcaatttcactgcctttgtcatgcgcggtggactgacgatgctacgagtatacggtcttgctgaaaaattgcattgcgttcagtttcattctgtgagttcgacagctacttgactaaatgttgtattttcgccttacgcgacttgttttcttttcatattcaaCTTCGTCGCAGCAATAACATGTCGATCCCCGACGGTTTAACGACTGTATGTAAcctgacttgtgtgtgtgtgtgtgtgtgtgtgtgtgtgtgtgtgtgtgtgtgtgtgtgtgactgtgtgtgtgtgtctgtgtctgtgtgtctgtgtgtgtgtccgtgtgtgcctgtgtctgtgtgcctgtgcttgtgtgtgtgtgggtgttcgGTTTCTGCAAAACAGGAGGCCCAAAATTGATGATTACGTTGAATTAAGAAGATTGATCTCAGGAGACGGAGGCAACGACAGCAGTCAGGGACAGGAGGATTTACAGGAAACAACGGCATATCCAGACAAGCGAGTAAGCTTCGATATACAGATGTAGCTATTATTAGTGTCCTGTCAGTTCGCGGACATCAATGCTTGGGAGTTATAGCAATACATATGTTACAACTAGTGCATCACAAGAATTGAGTATATGCTTGAAATTGAATAGTACAATAACATGCTGTTTTCATTGACATGATGGGAAATTAGCGGAATCTCATTGAATTCTCTGACACAACCCTAGTTCAACCATAGGACCGTTTTGCTTCGCATATGTAAGAATAGTATTAATATTTACTATAAAACATTAAACAAAAAATCGTATGAAGCTAAATTATGACATGTAGTCAATCTGTAAACACATGCACGGAACGAAAAACGTGCAGAAAGTGAGAAGCCAATGTCAAGCATCATGGGAAAGCCGATGCAGAAAGTGACAacccagtatagcgcagtagcgcATGACGCTTCACGGGAAACCGCGCTCTTCTTTATTGTTTGTctcaactttctgagcgtgtttttaattcaaacataacatatctatatgtttttggaatccggaaaTGACAAAAAATAAGATTAAATTATTGTTAGATTGATTACTAAAATTCTTGTTTTAAATATGTTTCACATTGTTAATGACCACACTCATCTATTAACTGTttagcttccaagctgaaatgtaatcccATAGTCcaagcttcgtcgaagattgcttgaccaaagttCAATCACTTTGATCGAAacgtgagggtgtgacagtaacTTTCACAacaagccggatataacgtcatcaaagacacatTTTGGGAaatcattctcaggaactctcatgtacagtttcatgaaggtcgatccagtagttttctctggaccgttctacacatacacacagacacacagacagacacgcatacACCACCACGCTCGTCTCGCTTCCCCgactttttaaaaacatttagtcaagatttgaCTAAACCTAAAAACACGTGCATCCGTTTTAAACACATGGAAAACCTTTTCTAGCAGACGATTTTCCGTCGCTTTTTTACAATCAGAGACTGCCACTGCCTACcaattcatttcatttcattttttttccttttcattactttattgtcccatcgctgggaaattcgggtcgcttcctcccagtggaaagctagcagcaacggagtcgcgctacccaggtgtctgcgtgtgtaggtgtattcagccacctgcacttatggcagaatgaccaaggtcttttacgtgccattgtgatgacacgggggtggaacatggcttccgtctctgggtctgcatataaagttgacccgtgtccgtcccggcccgaattcgaacctgcgaccttccgatcacaagtccagtgctctaccaactgagctaccgggccccagaAGATTCTAATTTATCTTATTAAGATAATGTCACAACGAAACATAACAGAATCATGCTATTTCCGCATTTTAACATAATTTCTGAACTCACAAAATGTCAATCACACAGGAGCAAAGGGACGTCATTTTGCAAAATCTGTGCCATGCGTAGCATGTTTACCTTGATTCAAAAATGACTTTAAGTTTTGGTTTATCACAGAGGAGAAATCAACGACCCAACAAGAAAATTGACGCTGACGTTTTGAAAACTCTAGAAGAATCAGGTGTAACTCTCATGAGTGCAAGTGCATATgcatgttttgttattgtttacgTAGATTATGGTGCACCTAAAACGCTTCCTGGTGGGACCTGAACAAATCGAGACGTTGATGAAAGCTGTGCAGAAGGAACTGGACGATTACAGTACACCTCAAACGACCAGCAGCAACATGTTTTGCACGACAGTACAAGCTTTGCCAAATAAAACAGGTAGGTGTTTCAACAATATTATTGATTTGGTATGTCACTAAATAATGAAAGTGATAATCAGCAGgttgtttggattcaaaacgaTAAACTCGCATTGCATCTATAGATACATCAAATGTAGCAATGTGTCACGTAAACATACATGTATTCTCTAGCTGCTGCTTGTTGTCAAGTACAGCGTGTGCTAACGCTTGCTTCCCTCAACCTGCAATAACTCATAGCATGCATTTACTATTTCAGAAACGGGTGACGTTTTGGTTATGAACTTGAACAGTATATGTCTGAAAGTTATTATTGTGAAGCTTCGTGGTGAGGACATCAACGCTGATGAATATATGACATACAAAATACCAGCAGATGTCAGGACGGGCACCTCCAACCAGGTAAATGTGTCCTTATCTTATTTGGAAACATATGTAGTTTTTTTTCTTGGGAAATGCTTTTAAATAGATTATCACATAATGTATTGCGTTAAATCTTACTGTCGCTTAAAAACGGCGTTTGAGACAAAACAGCACACTTCAACAAGTGCGACAAACAAGAAGAATTTAAACTTTCAactgattcagactaaactctACATTATCGTCATGtccataaggccaaaaaaaataataggtgtggttacggtaacatagccaaaaaaaatagggtaggaaggtaggcaatcacttttttgactcacatgcgaagcaaaagtgagtctatgtactcacccgagtcgtccgtccgtccgtccgttcggccggccgtccgtccgttcggccggccgtccgtccggaaaactttaacgttggatatttcttggacactattcagtctatcagtaccaaatttggcaagatggtgtattatgacaaggccccaaaaaacatacatagcatcttgaccttgcttcaaggtcaaggtcgcaggggccataaatgttgtctaaaaaacagctatttttcacatttttcccattttctctgaagtttttgagattgaatacctcacctatatatgatatatagggcaaagtaagccccatcttttgataccagtttggtttaccttgcttcaaggtcaaggtcacaggagctcttcaaagttggattgtatacatattttgaagtgaccttgaccctgaactatggaagataactgtttcaaactttaaaattatgtggggcacatgttatgctttcatcatgagacacatttggtcacatatgatcaaggtcaaggtcactttgacccttatgaaatgtgaccaaaataaggtagtgaaccactaaaagtgaccatatctcatggtagaaagagccaataagcaccaatgtctcgacatgtatttctctctctctcgactgtacacagagataagaacagcctcgctttcacctaggtcctgcctaaaaacaatgttcagacctcatgttcagactcggcgtaatgattccgaaaggactactttttcgcggtcaagttcagtcgtccgcatactcgaaagtgaaaaaaagattaaacgttttgctacagtatcggaggatgaactgtcgaagaagaaaaagaatctcgtgccaaccacttcgcagaagaccatccgagttgtccagaagaagttctgaaacacgtcacgttccaaatcaaaagacgacatgctattctcttacgtcactattcttggtttacggtaccattcggcggctttgctacgagtatgccatagtcttggttggccgagaccttgaggtggaatgcgagtgattaggtttgttgattttgctcggagaagtggtccgtgttcaagcaagtttctttcttctttgaaaacaaaaaccctaagaccagtgaatgtcgagatatatatgttaattggatctgtgatccaaacatatgccttttggtcaatctcgagggcagtttattccactcgccctacgggctcgtagaataaacttccatctcgattgaccaaaagccatgtttggatcacagatccaattaacgtatattgtacttcctatgtcttgaattaacagctttgtgttgcatgaccttggatgaccttgggtcaaggtcacatgtattttggtaggaaaaatgtgtaaagcagttcttagtgtatgatgtcattgctaggtttagttatttgaccttgaccctgaaggtcaaggtcatgtaaaggtcaaggtcaagcatgtgagtcgtatgggctttgcccttcttgtttaaacttATTTTTtctctaatgtgtacaaattaaacctacttgacaggaaaataagtgcgactcgggcgcttttgttttcattgcgttttctgcactcgttttcttgtgtttttttgtggttttttttgacaaatgtaataaaaagttataggatcggcccctaaaaatagggtaggtcgggttaccgtaaccacacctatttttttttaggcctaacgaAATAGCACATACTTAAGATATTCTGAAGTTTTGAGAATGCAAGAAATTAATAAATCTCAAATTAAGTAGTACATTTCAACTCCTCGTATCATTTCTGGCAACTTTCAAAACAAGGTAGGATTGcaatattcaaagaaaagatgtTGAAGTACTGTATTAAACAGCTAGTCCTTTGCTACATATTTTACACACATTACTCGAAAACATAAAGATCAAAACTTCCAATTTGTTTTAACACAGCAACTCGTTCTTGGAATTGTggcatttgtgtttgtttttatattgccCCCCAAACAATTGCCTAACAGACCTTTTCCATTAGGACACGTTACTTTAAAACAGTTGTGTTAATTTGTCACGTGACTTCAGCTCCCTCTTTTTCCATGTTATTCAGATGGTTGATACCTTTAACATGTAATATCTCAGCTGCAAAACCGCCTAACTATGTGTTTTAATATTATGTTATGATTGTCACAATGTGTTTGTTTCCAGTTAAAATACATCTGATCGGCCATGCGCCAtgaaaaaaacacgtttatttcATGGGCCAGTGTACTTTGACAGACTGTTGTATGTTTTTTTATCTCGTATTTTTCTCTTGCAGCTTATGGATTTCATTGCCGATCGTGTCAGCATGTTCCTCAAAATCAAAGATCTATTGCACAAGAGCCATTCAGTAGGATTCGTTCTGTCCTTCCCTTGCAAGTACGACATAAGCAGGGACCTAACGACGGCACGCCTTGCCAAGTGGACCAAGGGGTTTTGTTGCAAAGACGTTGAGGACAAAAAATGGAGGGAATTGCTTCAACAGGCCTTTAAGAAAAAGAATGTAAATATTACGTCGTGTTGCTCTATTCAAAAAGCAGGTCAAATCTTCAAAAAGACActatacacaacacacaacacacaagaacacacacacagacacagacacacacatacacacacatgcacacacacacacacacacacacacacacacacacacacacacacacacacatgcacacacacacacacatacaaacatacacatacacacaaactcgcccacactctcacacacacacacacacacacacacacacacacatgcacacacacacacacatacaaacatacacatacacacaaactcgcccacactctcacacacacacatacacacacacacaaacacacacacacacacatacacaaagacacacacacacgcacacacacacatgcacacacacacactcacacaatcatacacatacacacaaactcgctcacactcacataaacacacactaacacaaacacacacacacaaacacacacccacacatatacacacacacacacacacaatcacacgctcactcacactcacactcaagATCGGTCCATTCGTTTTCTTTGAAAcgttctacacgcacacacacagtcacaatcacaatcacatGCACACAATTTTATAATCAAactctccccacacacacacattcacaatcacaaacacacagacacttgggcacaaacacacacacacacacacacacacaccgcacacacacgcacaccacacagacgcacacacacacatatacaacacacacaacacatacaacacgcacacacacacacgcacacacacacacacacacacacacacacacacacacacacacacccacacatatatacacacatatatatacacatacatatacgtataggttacaacacgagtggttttttatatggcttgtatttcagtcaagacccagcggatgaatatcatcgggagacacgagcctctggcgagtggctctcgattgatattcccgctgggtcttgactgaaatacaagccatataaaaaaccacgagtgttgtaacctgtatatcccattctaccatcaaacacaaagtgtagactactagcggcactgttgcgatctgtggactgtaaaacagtggtgccgggcgagacttggcccttttgcaaccttaaactgagtgaccgtcgctgaaaaaataaaacgaatgagtgcatcgataagtacgcggtaacactactttctgaccatttaaaagctttaagtaaagattcataagttgcaagaaagtaatgaagtcttatagaaatcaatttagttgaagcgcacacttcttttgttttgcgtttcaggtcggcagaacgggcgaaaacggtttgggacccatttggcttactcgattcagaatcgattccactttgtttttctcgaacgtattattatacaattaggcttattgacagagaagcaaattttagggaacaaatatgtaggtttagatttaaccatttgctccctatttgaaatgtatctacgtgataaagtgttttgcgagtgtgtttgcatggataaACCTAAACTGGTACTGGTACGGGACCAAGttggtgaagtcgcgaattgctgacaccaagtctgtcaccgccgattgattgcattttgaaggaatatgactggattacggaaaaatacacacatgttaagttcttggataccttcatcgccaatgtggacttactgcagagccaggcaaaagagtagactagctcgcaaaatacgtgaaacagctgatgttTGAAGCGAAGCCCAGCCAAACCAGGTAAGGTCAAGGACGTTTCTCGGTCCCGCGACGCATGTCACCactgttgttgctttgagtttgactaacaaactcgaaactgtcgtttcaaacatgagc
Above is a genomic segment from Littorina saxatilis isolate snail1 unplaced genomic scaffold, US_GU_Lsax_2.0 scaffold_497, whole genome shotgun sequence containing:
- the LOC138955201 gene encoding hexokinase-4-like: MQRHHCDVEIDGYTFNSDSHSAIAVKIASVRDEFAGLYVCYLVPSDGTQAHPCELIVRGGRVTLPQTTTPVATVKKNETWMIGFIVVLITAVIAVAASGLCAFYWRRRSLQRPKIDDYVELRRLISGDGGNDSSQGQEDLQETTAYPDKRIMVHLKRFLVGPEQIETLMKAVQKELDDYSTPQTTSSNMFCTTVQALPNKTETGDVLVMNLNSICLKVIIVKLRGEDINADEYMTYKIPADVRTGTSNQLMDFIADRVSMFLKIKDLLHKSHSVGFVLSFPCKYDISRDLTTARLAKWTKGFCCKDVEDKKWRELLQQAFKKKNGFYYLCSLASVSSHTDTARGTEDAHQTHIS